A genome region from Saccharicrinis carchari includes the following:
- a CDS encoding MutS-related protein, with amino-acid sequence MENAGGIQQRYNRLIEHYAELARRYQSCINVFSRKIIFSGWIRLLIFVLLVSVPIYIYDFSQIAAVVLFVGFAVCFAVLIKRFNNYKRLKAEYQLMHYLNQSEEKALQGDWLFFESGSEFIDPTHNYSHDLDLFGEGSFFQYINRTSTSEGKRVLKNKLTSPHIKTEDILREQEAVKELSKKLDFRQHFYAKGKMLEETRVDIEKIDAFKSYSSFIKSKGAWFTYLVLALPWLLFIALGLTFIGLPAVVPTMLFLFNLALVGANLKALNKVNQRFSSLTGLLQKYAVLTDLIANESFSSAQLLQLQNALSEEEENASEIINKLSRYMAQFDQRNGMIAGFLLNGFLLWDFKYVGKIEKWLEKYGHKMAQWLYVVHQIDALNSMAGYAYNHPDFVFPEPHPDIMLKATALGHPLLDRKERVCNDYDFQDSIFTLITGANMSGKSTFLRTVGLNMVSARSGMPVCATSMVFKPMRMITNMRTTDSLTKHESYFYAELKRLQYIIGQLKSGNDVFIILDEILKGTNSKDKTYGSMELIKHLLSLNAYGMIATHDLELGVLQESTQGKIVNRCFEVENKDNELIFDYKLYPGLTQNHNATFLMKEMGIISKPIQA; translated from the coding sequence ATGGAAAACGCTGGAGGAATCCAACAAAGATATAATAGACTAATAGAACACTATGCCGAGTTGGCCAGGCGGTATCAGTCCTGTATTAACGTTTTTTCTCGGAAGATCATTTTTTCGGGTTGGATACGTCTGTTAATTTTTGTGCTCCTTGTAAGTGTTCCTATTTATATTTACGATTTTTCGCAAATCGCCGCAGTGGTTCTTTTTGTGGGCTTTGCCGTTTGTTTTGCCGTGTTAATAAAGCGCTTTAACAATTACAAACGCCTAAAGGCCGAATATCAGTTGATGCATTATTTGAATCAGAGCGAGGAGAAAGCCTTGCAAGGGGATTGGCTTTTTTTTGAATCAGGGAGCGAGTTTATTGACCCTACGCACAACTACTCGCACGATCTGGATTTATTTGGAGAGGGCTCTTTTTTTCAATACATCAACAGAACCTCCACTTCGGAAGGTAAGCGAGTGCTTAAAAACAAACTTACTTCGCCGCACATCAAAACGGAGGATATTCTGCGTGAGCAGGAGGCGGTTAAAGAGCTGAGCAAAAAACTAGATTTTCGCCAGCATTTTTATGCCAAAGGTAAAATGCTGGAAGAGACCCGGGTTGATATCGAAAAGATAGACGCCTTTAAAAGCTACTCATCTTTTATAAAAAGTAAAGGGGCATGGTTTACTTACCTTGTACTTGCGCTTCCCTGGTTGCTGTTTATAGCATTGGGCCTTACTTTTATTGGTCTTCCGGCCGTGGTGCCCACCATGCTTTTTTTATTTAACCTGGCCCTTGTAGGAGCCAATTTAAAAGCACTCAATAAAGTCAATCAACGGTTTAGCTCACTCACCGGATTATTGCAAAAATATGCGGTTTTAACTGATTTGATTGCCAACGAAAGTTTTTCATCGGCGCAATTGTTACAACTGCAAAACGCCCTTTCGGAGGAAGAAGAGAACGCATCGGAGATAATTAATAAACTAAGCAGGTACATGGCCCAGTTCGACCAACGAAATGGTATGATTGCCGGTTTTTTACTGAACGGTTTTTTACTTTGGGATTTTAAATATGTGGGTAAAATTGAAAAATGGCTTGAAAAATATGGCCATAAAATGGCGCAGTGGCTTTATGTTGTGCACCAGATAGATGCGCTCAATAGCATGGCGGGTTATGCCTATAACCACCCCGATTTTGTATTCCCCGAGCCACATCCTGATATTATGCTAAAAGCTACAGCCCTTGGCCACCCCTTGTTGGATAGGAAAGAACGGGTTTGTAACGACTATGATTTTCAGGATTCCATTTTCACCTTGATTACCGGAGCCAACATGTCGGGTAAAAGTACATTTTTACGTACCGTAGGATTAAATATGGTTTCGGCACGGAGCGGTATGCCCGTATGCGCCACCAGCATGGTTTTTAAACCCATGCGAATGATTACTAATATGCGAACTACCGACTCGCTTACCAAACATGAATCGTATTTTTATGCCGAACTAAAAAGGCTACAGTATATTATTGGGCAACTGAAAAGCGGAAACGATGTGTTTATTATCCTTGATGAGATACTAAAAGGAACTAACTCCAAAGATAAAACGTACGGTTCTATGGAGCTCATTAAGCACCTTCTTTCCTTAAATGCCTATGGTATGATTGCCACACACGATCTGGAGCTGGGTGTGCTCCAGGAGAGTACCCAAGGTAAAATTGTAAACCGTTGTTTTGAAGTGGAAAACAAAGACAACGAATTAATTTTTGATTATAAACTTTACCCGGGACTTACACAAAATCATAATGCTACGTTTTTGATGAAAGAAATGGGCATAATTTCAAAGCCGATTCAAGCGTAA
- the obgE gene encoding GTPase ObgE — MASSNFVDYVKIFCRSGKGGPGSQHMRREKSVPKGGPDGGDGGRGGHVIIKGSRNLWTLLHLKFKRHVFAGHGMSGGRQGSSGAQGEDKTIYVPLGTIAKDAETGEVLCEITDEDQEFVLARGGMGGRGNMHFKTATNQTPRYAQPGQESIDIAVILELKILADVGLVGFPNAGKSTLLSVVSAAKPEIADYPFTTLVPNLGMVSYRDHKSFVMADIPGIIEGASQGKGLGIRFLRHIERNSILLFLVPADADSIKKEYEILLNELKNYNPELLDKQRLLAISKCDMLDAELMAEMKSDLPDIPYTFISSVANVGIIELKDMIWKTLEESNKDIID; from the coding sequence ATGGCCAGTAGCAATTTTGTAGATTACGTAAAAATATTTTGCCGATCAGGAAAAGGAGGCCCTGGCTCCCAACACATGCGCCGCGAAAAATCCGTGCCTAAAGGAGGACCAGATGGAGGTGATGGAGGCCGGGGTGGACATGTAATTATTAAAGGCAGCCGTAACCTCTGGACTTTGCTCCACCTTAAGTTTAAGCGTCATGTTTTTGCCGGACACGGCATGTCGGGTGGCAGACAAGGGAGCTCCGGCGCCCAAGGTGAGGACAAAACCATCTATGTGCCGCTGGGTACCATTGCCAAAGATGCCGAAACCGGAGAGGTGCTGTGCGAAATAACGGATGAGGACCAGGAGTTTGTATTGGCCAGAGGCGGAATGGGGGGCAGAGGTAATATGCACTTTAAAACAGCTACTAACCAAACACCACGTTACGCTCAACCAGGACAGGAATCCATTGATATTGCGGTTATACTGGAGCTGAAAATATTAGCTGATGTGGGATTGGTGGGATTTCCAAATGCGGGTAAATCAACCTTATTATCGGTTGTTTCGGCTGCTAAACCCGAAATAGCCGACTATCCTTTTACCACACTTGTGCCCAACCTGGGCATGGTGAGCTATCGCGATCATAAATCGTTTGTAATGGCCGACATACCGGGTATTATCGAAGGAGCCAGCCAGGGTAAGGGCTTGGGTATACGTTTTTTGAGGCATATTGAACGTAACTCTATTTTATTATTTTTGGTGCCGGCAGATGCGGATAGTATAAAAAAAGAATACGAAATATTGCTCAACGAGCTAAAAAATTATAATCCCGAACTATTAGACAAGCAACGCCTCTTGGCCATATCCAAATGTGATATGCTGGACGCTGAGCTTATGGCGGAAATGAAAAGCGATTTGCCTGATATTCCCTATACCTTTATATCTTCCGTGGCCAATGTAGGAATCATCGAATTAAAAGACATGATATGGAAAACGCTGGAGGAATCCAACAAAGATATAATAGACTAA
- a CDS encoding adenylate kinase, giving the protein MLNVVIFGPPGSGKGTQSENIIKKYNLAHISTGDLLRAEISGHTQLGIIAKSYIDKGELVPDDTIIGMIDTKIESLTHTNGVIFDGFPRTEAQATALDELLNEHKTKVSVMVNLEVPKEELVQRLLKRGEVSGRSDDNLETIEKRIAVYEKQTKPVIDFYKSKGVYKAIKGVGAVESIFESIAEAIDSAR; this is encoded by the coding sequence ATGTTAAATGTAGTTATTTTTGGCCCTCCCGGATCGGGTAAAGGAACCCAGAGCGAGAATATTATTAAAAAGTACAATTTAGCTCATATTTCTACCGGAGATTTACTAAGAGCCGAGATAAGCGGGCACACCCAGTTGGGAATCATTGCCAAAAGTTATATTGATAAAGGAGAGTTGGTTCCCGATGATACCATTATTGGTATGATCGATACCAAAATAGAATCTCTGACCCATACCAATGGTGTTATTTTTGACGGCTTCCCCCGAACGGAGGCGCAAGCCACAGCCTTGGATGAGCTTTTAAACGAGCACAAAACCAAGGTGTCGGTAATGGTGAATCTGGAGGTGCCTAAAGAGGAACTGGTACAACGCCTGCTAAAAAGAGGCGAGGTGTCCGGCCGTTCCGATGATAACCTCGAAACGATTGAAAAAAGAATAGCGGTATATGAGAAACAAACCAAGCCGGTTATCGATTTTTATAAAAGTAAAGGGGTGTACAAGGCTATAAAAGGTGTGGGTGCTGTGGAAAGTATTTTTGAGTCTATAGCCGAGGCTATCGATTCGGCCAGGTAG
- the hpt gene encoding hypoxanthine phosphoribosyltransferase: protein MKRIKLLDREFKLSIPFEQIDGAIAKIADKMNKELSDKDPLLVCVLNGSFMFASDLMRKLDFPCQISFVKFSSYRGTETTGNVKEIIGLTEKIEGRTIVILEDIIDTGITIQKVLEELSEFNPKALKVASMLFKPEAFTGDIEVDYVGIEIPNDFIVGYGLDYDGYGRNLPDIYTVVE, encoded by the coding sequence ATGAAGCGTATAAAGCTATTAGACAGAGAGTTTAAGCTTTCTATACCGTTTGAACAAATTGACGGAGCGATTGCAAAAATTGCAGATAAAATGAACAAAGAACTGAGCGATAAAGATCCTTTATTGGTTTGTGTCTTAAACGGTTCGTTTATGTTTGCCTCGGATTTAATGAGGAAATTAGATTTCCCATGCCAGATAAGCTTTGTTAAGTTTTCGTCGTATCGGGGAACGGAAACCACGGGCAACGTAAAGGAAATCATCGGCTTAACCGAAAAAATTGAAGGTAGAACAATTGTTATTTTGGAGGATATCATCGACACCGGAATAACCATTCAAAAAGTACTGGAAGAATTGTCGGAGTTTAATCCAAAAGCCCTTAAGGTGGCTAGTATGCTTTTTAAACCCGAAGCATTTACCGGCGATATTGAGGTGGATTACGTAGGGATAGAAATTCCAAATGATTTTATTGTAGGATACGGATTGGATTACGATGGTTACGGACGAAATTTGCCCGACATATATACCGTTGTTGAATAA
- the purE gene encoding 5-(carboxyamino)imidazole ribonucleotide mutase, translating to MQATVSIIMGSTSDLPVMEKAAQVLNDLKIPFEINALSAHRTPQAVEKFAKGAEERGIKVIIAAAGMAAHLPGVIASMTKLPIIGVPIKASLDGLDALLAIVQMPPGIPVATVGINGAQNAGILAAQMLSLADRELAERVAGFKENLKDKIEKANKELSQVKYEFKTN from the coding sequence ATGCAAGCAACAGTTAGTATTATTATGGGTAGCACATCCGATTTGCCTGTTATGGAGAAGGCAGCACAAGTGCTTAACGATTTAAAAATTCCGTTCGAAATAAATGCTTTATCGGCACACCGGACACCACAAGCAGTAGAAAAATTTGCCAAGGGCGCCGAAGAACGCGGCATAAAAGTAATCATTGCTGCTGCCGGCATGGCTGCTCACCTCCCCGGTGTTATCGCCTCCATGACCAAACTGCCTATTATAGGGGTCCCCATAAAGGCATCGCTCGATGGTTTAGATGCCCTTTTAGCTATAGTACAAATGCCCCCCGGAATTCCGGTAGCCACGGTAGGCATAAACGGGGCACAAAATGCCGGTATTCTGGCTGCTCAAATGTTGTCCCTGGCAGATAGAGAGTTAGCTGAACGCGTAGCCGGTTTTAAAGAAAACCTTAAAGATAAAATTGAAAAAGCCAACAAGGAGTTGAGCCAGGTTAAATACGAGTTTAAAACGAATTAA
- a CDS encoding ComEA family DNA-binding protein, with translation MKKLYFITFLLLSFLCLRAQVAESPERIIGNLMESLSENEIDLNGQSQIFDELLQLYESPINLNSARIEDLEKLIFLSDIQIQAIVEYISKIGPLQSKYQLQAVGGLSQLDIERLMMFTKLESIESEAVYKNRLDGQVLLRNQFNLEKAKGYIPDSMATRYLGNRHHSYAKFQLQYGENFFGGLVMDKDPGEETLPIDFTSGYLMYESKKLIKTMIVGDFHANFGQGVALWTGTSMGKTSEPLRIRKRGQGFKKYSSANENGFLRGAAITFAHKTAELSLFISKKKRDADLEYNPDSTHVIVNSMPETGYHRTPSEKSKKNTLGQSAYGANLNYRFKNISLSAGGFFQAYDADSIAVKAMYQRTAQQKVKNTQYWLSYQYGTGKVLAFGELSINGSNKGAIINGLQFKPANNVSLALLHRYFSIHYYSPWVNALSENSLPGGESGFYLGMSIFPVSKLNISGYVDVFKTNWLKYNIDKPSQGYDVSIRADYIFNPNFKLYVRYREKDKYKNQNIDGAPDYPIVVSNTKKIRLHTDIMANQNWALQMRVEKSFYKEENQNNTYGTLAYMGLKYATSTGRLNCWLRYLVFDTEDYDTRLYTYENDLLYNFYTPAFQGEGSRAYFILSYEMLNNLKIWLKAGRTSYTDRDKISTGLQTIDGNNRTDLKMQMQFKF, from the coding sequence ATGAAAAAGTTGTACTTCATCACGTTTTTGCTGCTAAGTTTTCTCTGTCTTCGTGCTCAAGTTGCAGAAAGCCCGGAAAGGATAATCGGGAATTTGATGGAATCGCTTAGCGAAAATGAGATAGACTTGAATGGGCAATCTCAAATTTTTGACGAACTACTACAGTTGTATGAATCTCCGATTAATTTAAATAGCGCAAGGATAGAGGATTTGGAGAAATTGATATTTCTGAGCGACATACAAATTCAAGCTATTGTAGAGTATATAAGTAAGATAGGACCTTTGCAATCAAAATATCAGCTGCAGGCAGTGGGCGGGCTATCGCAACTGGATATTGAAAGGTTGATGATGTTTACAAAGCTAGAATCTATTGAATCCGAAGCTGTGTATAAAAATCGCCTAGACGGACAGGTGCTGTTGCGAAACCAATTTAATTTGGAAAAAGCCAAAGGCTATATTCCCGATAGCATGGCCACTCGTTATCTCGGCAACAGGCACCATTCCTATGCCAAATTTCAACTGCAATACGGGGAAAATTTTTTTGGCGGTTTGGTGATGGACAAAGATCCCGGCGAGGAAACACTTCCCATAGATTTTACATCGGGCTACTTAATGTATGAAAGCAAAAAGCTTATAAAGACCATGATAGTAGGCGACTTCCACGCCAATTTTGGTCAGGGTGTGGCGCTATGGACTGGCACAAGCATGGGCAAAACATCCGAGCCTTTGCGCATACGCAAGCGGGGCCAAGGTTTTAAAAAATACTCATCGGCCAACGAAAATGGCTTTCTTAGGGGTGCTGCTATAACATTTGCACACAAAACGGCCGAGCTGTCGTTGTTTATATCTAAAAAAAAACGTGATGCCGATTTAGAATATAATCCGGATTCAACGCATGTTATTGTTAATTCCATGCCGGAAACCGGTTATCATCGCACGCCAAGCGAAAAAAGCAAAAAAAACACCTTAGGACAATCCGCCTATGGAGCCAACCTCAACTACCGTTTTAAAAATATATCCCTTTCTGCGGGAGGATTCTTTCAAGCGTACGACGCCGATTCCATAGCGGTTAAAGCAATGTATCAGCGCACGGCACAGCAAAAAGTAAAAAACACGCAATACTGGCTGTCCTATCAATATGGTACTGGAAAGGTGCTGGCTTTTGGCGAGCTGTCCATAAATGGCAGTAACAAAGGAGCCATCATAAACGGACTTCAATTTAAACCTGCCAACAATGTTTCCCTGGCTCTTTTGCACCGATATTTCTCCATTCATTACTATTCGCCTTGGGTAAATGCCTTGTCCGAAAACTCTTTGCCTGGCGGTGAGTCGGGCTTTTATCTTGGGATGAGTATTTTCCCTGTTTCAAAGCTTAACATCTCGGGGTATGTAGATGTGTTTAAAACCAATTGGCTAAAATATAATATCGATAAGCCTTCGCAGGGCTATGATGTTTCGATTAGAGCGGATTATATTTTTAACCCGAACTTTAAGCTTTATGTGCGTTACCGCGAAAAAGACAAATACAAGAATCAAAACATTGATGGCGCTCCCGATTATCCTATTGTAGTAAGTAACACCAAAAAAATCCGTTTACACACCGATATAATGGCAAACCAAAACTGGGCATTGCAAATGCGGGTAGAAAAATCGTTTTATAAGGAAGAAAATCAAAACAATACCTATGGTACCTTGGCTTATATGGGATTAAAATATGCAACAAGTACCGGACGACTGAACTGCTGGCTGCGCTATCTGGTATTCGACACGGAAGATTACGACACCCGATTGTACACCTACGAAAACGATTTGCTATACAACTTTTATACGCCGGCCTTTCAGGGAGAAGGCTCCAGAGCTTATTTTATATTAAGTTATGAGATGCTGAACAACTTAAAAATATGGCTAAAGGCCGGAAGAACCAGCTACACGGACAGGGACAAGATAAGCACCGGTTTGCAAACTATCGACGGTAACAACCGCACCGACCTAAAGATGCAAATGCAGTTTAAATTTTAG
- the recQ gene encoding DNA helicase RecQ, which produces MKEKVDLKAHLKKHFGFDTFKGNQEDVIENVLRGKDTFVLMPTGGGKSLCYQLPALILPGTAIIISPLIALMKNQVDAMRNFSEDDGIAHFLNSSLTKAAIANVKEDMLAGKTKMLYVAPESLTKEDNIEFLKRVDISFYAVDEAHCISEWGHDFRPEYRRIRPIIEEIGSKPLIALTATATPKVQSDIQKSLGMAGSMVFKSSFNRPNLYYEVRSKKHATRQIIKILKDNTAKSVIIYCLSRKKVEELTQALIVNGIKARAYHAGMDASTRAANQDAFLMEETDVIVATIAFGMGIDKPDVRLVMHYDIPKSLEGYYQETGRAGRDGGEGKCITFYSYKDIQKLEKFMQGKPIAEQEIGRQLLFETVSYAESSICRRKILLHYFGEKYHPENCDTCDNCCNPKEQSEGKENVILMLKSILALKERFKADYMAAFLTGEDNSAIKSYEHDKHELFGAGKEKEGKYWNAVIRQLLVAGLLIKEIENYGILKVSDDGKEFLEKPRSFMITQEHDFESSDMDEDSGGGTAAVDPELFSMLRDLRKKIAKKKSLPPFVIFQDPSLEAMAIHYPITLEEMLNIPGVGSGKANRFGKEFVELIKNHVEQNEIERPVDMVVKSVANKSKNKIAIIQSIDRMIPLDDIASSRGIDMDELLSELESIVYSGTRVNIDYYIDQVMDDDRRDDIFMYFKEDAETDDISSALEELGEDEYPEENIRLVRVKFLSEVGN; this is translated from the coding sequence ATGAAAGAAAAGGTTGATCTTAAGGCTCACCTTAAGAAACATTTTGGTTTTGACACCTTTAAAGGGAACCAGGAAGATGTAATTGAGAATGTACTACGGGGGAAGGATACATTTGTTTTAATGCCCACAGGAGGTGGAAAATCATTATGCTATCAACTGCCGGCACTCATTCTACCCGGAACGGCAATCATTATTTCTCCATTGATTGCTTTGATGAAAAATCAGGTGGACGCCATGCGCAATTTTAGTGAAGATGATGGTATTGCACATTTCTTAAATTCATCGCTTACCAAGGCAGCCATTGCCAATGTTAAGGAGGATATGCTGGCCGGAAAAACCAAGATGCTTTACGTAGCTCCCGAATCGCTTACCAAAGAGGATAATATAGAGTTTCTGAAACGTGTTGATATTTCGTTTTATGCAGTTGATGAGGCGCATTGTATATCCGAATGGGGGCATGATTTCAGACCCGAGTACCGCAGGATACGCCCCATTATAGAAGAGATCGGTTCAAAGCCACTTATTGCCCTTACTGCAACAGCTACGCCCAAGGTTCAAAGTGATATTCAAAAAAGCCTTGGCATGGCAGGATCGATGGTGTTTAAATCATCCTTTAACCGTCCCAACCTTTATTACGAAGTCAGAAGTAAAAAACATGCTACCCGACAAATCATTAAAATACTAAAAGATAACACGGCTAAGTCGGTCATTATATATTGTTTGAGCCGTAAAAAAGTGGAAGAGCTCACCCAGGCACTCATCGTTAACGGCATAAAAGCGCGAGCCTATCATGCCGGAATGGATGCAAGCACCCGGGCAGCCAATCAGGATGCTTTTTTGATGGAGGAAACGGATGTTATTGTGGCCACCATTGCCTTTGGGATGGGCATAGACAAGCCCGATGTGAGGTTGGTGATGCATTATGACATCCCCAAAAGCCTGGAGGGTTACTATCAGGAAACCGGACGTGCCGGACGCGACGGTGGGGAGGGTAAATGCATTACTTTTTATAGTTATAAAGATATTCAGAAGCTCGAGAAATTTATGCAGGGTAAGCCAATAGCCGAACAGGAAATTGGCAGACAACTGCTGTTTGAAACGGTTTCGTATGCCGAATCTTCGATATGCCGACGCAAAATATTGCTGCATTATTTTGGCGAAAAATACCATCCTGAAAATTGTGATACCTGCGACAATTGTTGCAACCCAAAAGAACAAAGCGAAGGAAAAGAAAATGTGATTTTGATGCTCAAATCGATATTGGCATTAAAAGAAAGATTTAAGGCCGACTATATGGCGGCTTTTTTAACGGGAGAAGACAATTCGGCCATCAAATCATATGAGCACGATAAGCATGAGTTGTTTGGTGCAGGTAAGGAAAAGGAAGGAAAATACTGGAATGCTGTTATACGACAACTGTTAGTGGCAGGACTGTTGATTAAAGAAATTGAAAATTACGGTATATTAAAAGTAAGCGACGACGGAAAAGAGTTTTTGGAAAAGCCACGCTCTTTTATGATTACCCAGGAACACGATTTCGAAAGCAGCGACATGGATGAGGATTCCGGTGGGGGTACTGCAGCCGTAGATCCCGAGCTGTTTAGTATGCTTAGGGATTTAAGAAAAAAAATAGCGAAAAAGAAAAGCTTGCCCCCTTTTGTTATCTTCCAGGATCCTTCGCTGGAGGCCATGGCCATCCATTATCCTATAACCTTGGAGGAGATGTTAAATATTCCGGGTGTAGGTTCAGGCAAGGCAAACAGATTTGGAAAAGAGTTTGTTGAGCTGATTAAAAACCATGTAGAGCAGAATGAAATTGAAAGGCCGGTAGATATGGTGGTGAAATCAGTAGCCAACAAATCGAAGAATAAAATTGCAATTATACAAAGCATCGACCGCATGATTCCGCTCGACGATATTGCCAGTTCAAGGGGTATAGATATGGATGAATTGTTATCAGAACTGGAGTCTATCGTATATTCCGGAACGCGTGTTAATATCGATTATTATATCGATCAGGTAATGGATGACGACAGAAGGGACGACATATTTATGTATTTTAAAGAAGATGCCGAAACCGATGATATTAGTAGTGCACTGGAAGAATTAGGCGAGGATGAATATCCCGAGGAAAATATAAGACTGGTAAGAGTTAAATTTTTGAGCGAAGTGGGTAATTAA
- a CDS encoding SIR2 family NAD-dependent protein deacylase, with amino-acid sequence MKSIVVFSGAGMSAESGIMTFRDMGGLWERYDVTEVASPEAWEKNPQLVMDFYNQRRKQLLQCEPNKGHTLIAGLEKDYDVQIITQNVDDLHERAGSTKVLHLHGELKKARSTVDESLVYTLKGGELKLGDYCEKGSQLRPHIVWFGEAVPAMDQAISLIQQGDMVVVVGTSLQVYPAAGLLNFIKKTVPIVVIDPDTPKFSAAGNITAIRKKASEGLQSLSTD; translated from the coding sequence ATGAAATCAATAGTAGTGTTTTCAGGAGCGGGCATGAGTGCCGAAAGCGGTATTATGACTTTTAGAGACATGGGCGGACTGTGGGAGCGCTACGATGTTACCGAGGTAGCCAGCCCTGAGGCCTGGGAAAAAAATCCTCAGCTGGTGATGGATTTTTACAACCAACGACGCAAACAACTGCTGCAATGTGAACCCAACAAGGGACACACGCTTATTGCCGGGCTCGAAAAAGATTACGATGTTCAAATAATAACTCAGAATGTAGATGATCTGCACGAAAGAGCCGGTTCTACAAAAGTGCTTCATTTGCACGGCGAACTTAAAAAAGCACGCAGCACCGTAGACGAATCATTGGTGTATACATTAAAAGGTGGGGAGCTTAAACTTGGTGATTATTGCGAAAAAGGCAGTCAGTTACGACCGCATATTGTATGGTTTGGCGAAGCGGTGCCTGCTATGGATCAAGCGATAAGTCTTATTCAGCAAGGCGATATGGTGGTAGTGGTAGGCACTTCCTTGCAAGTTTATCCGGCAGCCGGACTTTTAAATTTTATTAAAAAAACAGTGCCAATTGTTGTTATTGATCCGGATACGCCTAAATTTTCTGCCGCGGGTAATATTACCGCTATCCGTAAAAAAGCATCCGAAGGGCTACAGAGTTTATCGACAGACTGA
- a CDS encoding phosphatase PAP2 family protein, translated as MIKKIASALSVLLHPLLIPTMGLLVIFSTQSHVTFIPFEYRRLIAIIVLISTCILPLSVMPLFLQVGIIKSMHMETPRERLIPLLTTAAFFMLGYFFLKKFQVPAFIAFFYLGTLIAVLLSLFISFFWKISIHMVGIGGLLGALLAMWLKYGVNTQLWMLAILLLAGLLGSSRLILGAHSPKQVYVGFLLGAITICSVVLL; from the coding sequence ATGATAAAAAAAATTGCTTCGGCGCTGTCCGTTTTATTGCACCCTTTGCTCATACCCACCATGGGCTTGTTGGTTATTTTTAGCACACAAAGTCATGTTACCTTTATCCCATTTGAATACCGCCGGCTGATCGCTATCATTGTGTTGATTAGCACCTGTATTTTGCCCTTAAGTGTTATGCCTCTTTTTTTGCAGGTGGGCATTATAAAATCTATGCATATGGAAACGCCACGTGAAAGGTTGATACCTTTATTAACCACGGCAGCTTTTTTTATGTTGGGTTATTTTTTTCTTAAAAAATTTCAGGTCCCCGCGTTTATTGCCTTTTTTTATTTGGGTACTTTGATTGCTGTTTTGTTGTCCTTGTTCATCTCATTTTTCTGGAAAATTAGTATTCATATGGTGGGCATTGGTGGTTTATTGGGCGCCTTGTTGGCTATGTGGCTCAAGTATGGAGTGAACACGCAATTGTGGATGCTGGCTATTTTGCTACTCGCCGGATTATTGGGCAGCAGCAGGCTGATCCTGGGTGCACATAGTCCAAAACAAGTGTATGTCGGCTTTTTGCTGGGAGCAATAACCATTTGTAGCGTTGTGCTGCTATAA